One Mytilus trossulus isolate FHL-02 chromosome 5, PNRI_Mtr1.1.1.hap1, whole genome shotgun sequence DNA segment encodes these proteins:
- the LOC134718808 gene encoding uncharacterized protein LOC134718808 isoform X2 encodes MTTNDLAIIISTYFSLGLQYEEIIGLLAQRHNVILSMRTLKRRLASYGLYRRKNFSDIFQVAMFIFEQLKSSGCLHGYRWMHSRCLQNGFIVQKEMKELENVVETWNAHRIRKSKHCDINGRPMVLYQAPFLKGTEDYSLPLDNVELNACAEECDFDDSDCDNDILDLADILMEENSWTKTRDPYDRATLYLQMRDIIKQNL; translated from the exons ATGACCACAAATGATTTAGCTATCATTATTTCAACCTACTTTAGCCTAGGTTTGCAATATGAAGAAATTATTGGTTTGTTGGCTCAAAGacataatgttattttatcTATGAGAACTTTGAAAAGACGCTTAGCTTCGTATGGATTGTACAGACGAAAGAATTTTTCGGATATTTTCCAAGTTGCTATGTTTATCTTCGAACAACTAAAGTCATCTGGTTGTCTCCATGGATACCGTTGGATGCATTCGAGATGCTTACAGAATGGTTTTATTGTCCAAAAGGAGATG aaaGAGCTTGAAAATGTCGTTGAAACATGGAATGCACACCGAATTCGCAAATCGAAGCATTGCGACATAAACGGGCGTCCAATGGTCTTATACCAGGCACCTTTCTTGAAAGGCACCGAGGATTATTCACTACCTTTGGACAATGTCGAACTAAATGCTTGTGCCGAGGAGTGTGACTTCGACGATTCAGACTGTGACAATGACATTTTGGACCTGGCTGACATATTAATGGAGGAAAACAGCTGGACAAAAACAAGAGATCCCTATGACAGAGCCAcactttatttacaaatgagggatataataaaacaaaatttataa
- the LOC134718808 gene encoding uncharacterized protein LOC134718808 isoform X1 yields the protein MTTNDLAIIISTYFSLGLQYEEIIGLLAQRHNVILSMRTLKRRLASYGLYRRKNFSDIFQVAMFIFEQLKSSGCLHGYRWMHSRCLQNGFIVQKEMVRILLGILDPSGVAARVKRKLKRRHYRSKGPNYIWHLDSYDKLKPYGICVNGCIDGFSRFIIWLRVGRSNNNPRIVAGFYVEALTSLERVPHSIRSDMGTENSYIAEMQSFLRRNGPGSRTAFLYGTSQHNQRIESWWGILRKECVQFWMEFFEQMKQDGYFTGDFIDKSLIQYFFMDIIRKELENVVETWNAHRIRKSKHCDINGRPMVLYQAPFLKGTEDYSLPLDNVELNACAEECDFDDSDCDNDILDLADILMEENSWTKTRDPYDRATLYLQMRDIIKQNL from the exons ATGACCACAAATGATTTAGCTATCATTATTTCAACCTACTTTAGCCTAGGTTTGCAATATGAAGAAATTATTGGTTTGTTGGCTCAAAGacataatgttattttatcTATGAGAACTTTGAAAAGACGCTTAGCTTCGTATGGATTGTACAGACGAAAGAATTTTTCGGATATTTTCCAAGTTGCTATGTTTATCTTCGAACAACTAAAGTCATCTGGTTGTCTCCATGGATACCGTTGGATGCATTCGAGATGCTTACAGAATGGTTTTATTGTCCAAAAGGAGATGGTAAGAATCCTATTAGGCATATTGGATCCTTCTGGCGTTGCTGCGAGAGTTAAGCGCAAACTAAAAAGAAGGCACTATAGATCCAAGGGTCCCAACTACATATGGCACCTTGACTCATATGATAAGTTAAAACCGTATGGAATTTGTGTCAACGGATGTATAGATGGGTTTTCAAGGTTTATAATTTGGTTACGTGTTGGTAGAAGCAATAATAACCCACGAATTGTAGCGGGATTTTATGTAGAAGCTTTGACTTCTTTAGAAAGGGTACCACATTCAATACGATCAGACATGGGAACCGAAAACAGTTATATTGCTGAAATGCAGTCATTCTTAAGGAGGAATGGTCCCGGAAGCAGAACAGCTTTTCTCTATGGAACAAGTCAACACAATCAACGTATAGAGAGCTGGTGGGGAATACTTAGAAAAGAATGTGTACAATTTTGGATGGAATTCTTTGAACAGATGAAGCAAGACGGCTACTTCACAGGCGACTTCATCGATAAAAGTCtgatacaatattttttcatggaTATTATCAGA aaaGAGCTTGAAAATGTCGTTGAAACATGGAATGCACACCGAATTCGCAAATCGAAGCATTGCGACATAAACGGGCGTCCAATGGTCTTATACCAGGCACCTTTCTTGAAAGGCACCGAGGATTATTCACTACCTTTGGACAATGTCGAACTAAATGCTTGTGCCGAGGAGTGTGACTTCGACGATTCAGACTGTGACAATGACATTTTGGACCTGGCTGACATATTAATGGAGGAAAACAGCTGGACAAAAACAAGAGATCCCTATGACAGAGCCAcactttatttacaaatgagggatataataaaacaaaatttataa